A region from the Acanthochromis polyacanthus isolate Apoly-LR-REF ecotype Palm Island chromosome 23, KAUST_Apoly_ChrSc, whole genome shotgun sequence genome encodes:
- the LOC110964183 gene encoding dynactin subunit 1-like isoform X3 gives MSSSGTVESGKPPKIGSTVEVTGKGQRGTVAYIGTTLFASGKWVGVILDEPKGKNDGTVQGKRYFTCEENHGIFVRQSQIQVVEEGSGATSPDTPESGTTKIPKQKDIPETPRTTKQIPVSVKNVKSSTRRSGKASRESLSTSLSGDVSEAGLSSQQGALGAPVVPQPSGSPAAAATAVPATPSKEEESLRAQVKDLEEKLETLKMKRTEDKAKLKELEKHKIQLEQLQEWKTKMQEQQADLQKQLKEAKKDAREAQEAKDRYMEEMSDTADAIEMATLDKEMAEERAESLQVEVDTLKEKVEELSMDLEILRHEISEKGSDGAASSYQVKQLEEQNSRLKEALVRMRDLSASEKQEHVKLQKQMEKKNTELETLRTQKEKLQEEVKQAEATIDELKEQVDAALGSEEMVETLTERNLDLEEKVRELRETVTDLEAINEMNDELQENARETEMELREQLDMSAAKVREADKRVEAAQETVADYQQTISKYRELTASLQDANRELISQQNANAEQVQQPPAELFDFKIKFAETKAYAKAIEMELRKMEVAQSNRQVSLLTSFMPDSFLRHGGDHDCVLVLLLIPRLICKAELISKQAQEKFDLNGNLVQGVGLRGPPGEQRSFASGLVYSLSLLQAALHKYEQALNTCSVEVFKRMGTLYTEMSFHERSLDYFIDLLHKDQLDETVQVEPLTKAIKYYQQLYSVHLAEHTEDCTVQLADHIKFTQSALDCMGVEVARLRAFLAPGQEGSGLLVLLKDLDTSCSDIRQFCKKIRRRMPGTDVAGVPAALNFGPPVSETLTECRRQLTRVVAVLQEVTAAGAQMVAPLGEQEGLNALRLEDTACKVVEQVYGTQGVNGPELLRQSCSSVIATMNKMATAMQEGEYDADKPQGKTSPVEIRASTVRAEMTDAEGLGVKLEDRETVIKELKKSLKIKGEELSEASVRLSLLEKKLDTSTKDADERVEKIQTKLDENLALLKKKEKEFEETMDALQADIDQLEAEKAELKQRINNQSKMTIEGLRSSPASGIASIIQGSAGAGVPPSMAGAMQVVDSPLLIKQVEAQRLGIKRLKNENNRLKAEKMRAQLASLPPLCPPKLPQVSKESSMPPEGLNTGIYRRTDQLLATLLKLSAEVKVVDITGKTAVSASAQLLEQTARLQNLSDALDKLKGEVAEHVVSYQPGAKASSDFATFPVSSFVKAKEEKQGGTVFVGRVAIPCTRGQEQVHRLVLSQQQLHKVHRLLMV, from the exons ATGAGCAGTTCAGGAACAGTGGAGAGTGGGAAACCTCCCAAG ATTGGCTCTACAGTAGAGGTGACAGGAAAGGGGCAGCGTGGAACCGTCGCCTACATTGGCACCACCCTCTTCGCCTCTGGGAAATGGGTGGGTGTCATACTGGACGAGCCCAAAGGCAAGAACGATGGCACGGTGCAGGGGAAACGTTACTTCACCTGTGAGGAAAATCATGGCATATTCGTCAGACAGTCCCAG ATCCAGGTGGTGGAAGAAGGCTCCGGTGCCACCTCACCTGATACTCCTGAGTCTGGCACAACAAAGATACCGAAACAAAAAG ACATTCCTGAGACTCCCAGAACAACCAAGCAG ATACCAGTGAGCGTTAAGAACGTTAAG tCTTCTACCCGCCGTTCTGGAAAG GCGTCTCGTGAGAGTCTCTCGACGTCTCTGTCTGGTGATGTGAGTGAGGCCGGTCTGTCCTCCCAGCAGGGTGCTCTGGGGGCGCCTGTTGTGCCTCAGCCCAGCGGGTCGCCTGCAGCAGCCGCCACCGCCGTCCCAGCGACTCCAAGCAAG GAGGAGGAATCACTGCGAGCTCAAGTCAAGgacctggaggagaagctggagacCCTGAAGATGAAGCGAACTGAGGACAAGGCCAAGCTGAAGGAGCTGGAGAAACACAAGATCCAACTGGAGCAGCTTCAGGAGTGGAAGACCAAAATGCAGGAGCAGCAGGCTGATCTGCAGAAACAACTCAAAGAGGCCAAGAAG GACGCCAGGGAGGCTCAGGAGGCCAAGGACCGCTACATGGAAGAGATGTCGGACACAGCAGATGCCATAGAGATGGCCACGCTGGATAAAGAGATGGCTGAAGAGCGAGCAGAGTCCCTGCAAGTGGAGGTGGACACACTGAAAGAGAAGGTGGAGGAGCTCTCCATGGACCTGGAGATCCTTAGACATGAGATATCAGAGAAAG GCTCAGATGGAGCTGCCTCAAGCTACCAAGTCAAGCAGCTGGAAGAGCAGAACAGCAGGCTGAAGGAGGCTTTGGTCAG GATGCGTGATCTGTCTGCCTCGGAGAAACAGGAACACGTGAAGCTGCAGAAGCAGATGGAGAAGAAGAACACTGAGCTGGAAACTCTGAGGACTCAGAAGGAAAAACTGCAGGAAGAAGTCAAGCAGGCAGAAGCCACCATTGATGAGCTGAAGGAGCAG GTGGATGCTGCTTTGGGGTCAGAGGAGATGGTGGAGACCTTGACAGAGAGGAACCTTGACCTGGAAGAGAAAGTCAGAGAGCTGAGAGAAACAGTCACTGATCTG GAAGCTATCAATGAGATGAACGATGAGCTCCAGGAGAACGccagagagacagaaatggaGCTGAGGGAGCAGTTGGACATGAGTGCAGCGAAGGTCAGAGAAGCAGACAAAAGGGTGGAAGCCGCTCAGGAGACTGTGGCTGATTACCAGCAGACCATCAGTAAATACAGAGAGCTCACCGCCTCCCTTCAG GATGCCAACAGGGAGCTGATCAGTCAGCAGAATGCAAATGCAGAACAAGTTCAGCAACCACCTGCAGAGCTGTTTGACTTCAAGATCAAGTTTGCAGAGACCAAGGCTTATGCCAAG GCTATTGAGATGGAGCTGAGGAAGATGGAAGTGGCCCAGTCGAACAGACAGGTGTCCCTCCTCACTTCCTTTATGCCGGACTCCTTCCTGCGTCACGGTGGAGACCACGACTGTGTTCTGGTGTTGCTGCTCATCCCCAGGCTCATCTGCAAA GCTGAACTGATCAGTAAACAGGCCCAGGAGAAGTTTGACTTAAACGGGAACCTGGTCCAGGGAGTAGGGCTCAGAGGGCCTCCAGGAGAACAGCGCAGTTTTGCTTCAGGACTGGTCTACTCCCTCAGTCTGCTGCAGGCCGCCCTGCACAAATATGAGCA gGCTCTGAACACCTGCAGCGTGGAGGTGTTTAAGCGCATGGGGACACTCTACACTGAAATGAGCTTCCATGAGCGCTCTCTGGATTATTTCATAGACCTGCTGCATAAAGACCAGCTGGATGAGACTGTTCAGGTGGAACCGCTGACTAAAGCCATTAAATACTATCAG CAACTGTACAGTGTCCATCTGGCAGAACACACTGAAGACTGCACAGTGCAGCTGGCTGATCATATTAAG TTTACCCAGAGCGCCCTGGACTGTATGGGAGTGGAGGTGGCTCGTCTGCGGGCATTCTTGGCACCAGGACAGGAGGGCTCTGGCCTCTTGGTTCTTTTGAAGGACCTGGACACGTCCTGCTCTGACATCAGACAGTTCTGTAAGAAGATTCGCCGCCGCATGCCTGGAACTGATGTCGCTGGAGTTCCTGCTGCTCTCAATTTTGGACCACCg GTGTCAGAGACGCTGACGGAGTGCAGGCGCCAGCTGACCCGTGTGGTTGCAGTGCTCCAGGAGGTGACTGCAGCTGGAGCTCAGATGGTTGCTCCTCTGGGAGAACAGGAGGGTCTCAACGCTCTCAGACTGGAGGATACTGCCTGCAAAGTCGTTGAGCAG GTTTACGGCACACAAGGAGTGAACGGCCCAGAATTACTGCGACAGTCCTGCAGCTCAGTCATCGCCACCATGAACAAGATGGCTACAGCCATGCAAGAAGGAGAGTATGACGCTGACAAACCACAGGGGAAG ACTTCCCCAGTGGAGATAAGAGCATCCACTGTCAGGGCTGAGATGACTGATGCTGAGGGTCTGGGAGTCAAACTAGAAGACAGAGAAACCGTCATCAAGGAGCTGAAGAAGTCCCTGAAGATTAAG GGTGAGGAGTTGAGTGAGGCCAGTGTCCGCCTGAGCCTTTTGGAGAAGAAGTTGGACACCTCAACCAAAGATGCTGATGAACGAGTGGAGAAGATTCAGACCAAACTGGATGAGAACCTCGCCctgctgaagaagaaagaaaa GGAGTTTGAGGAGACGATGGATGCTCTGCAGGCTGACATCGACCAGCTGGAGGCAGAGAAGGCAGAGCTGAAGCAACGCATCAACAACCAGTCAAAGATGACAATCGAAGGCCTGAGAAGTTCTCCTGCCTCAGGAATCGCTTCCATCATTCAGGGATCTGCAGGAG CAGGTGTGCCTCCATCTATGGCAGGAGCAATGCAGGTGGTGGACTCTCCTCTCCTCATAAAGCAGGTTGAGGCGCAGAGACTCGGCATTAAACGCCTcaagaatgaaaacaacagaCTCAAG GCGGAAAAGATGAGAGCCCAGTTGGCCTCCCTGCCACCGCTCTGCCCTCCCAAACTCCCACAAGTGTCCAAAGAAAGCTCCATGCCTCCAGAAGGACTAAACACAGGCATCTATCGCCGGACCGACCAGCTGCTGGCCACCCTGCTCAAACTGAGTGCAGAGGTTAAAGTGGTGGACATTACTGGAAAGACagcag TTAGTGCCAGTGCCCAGCTGCTGGAACAGACAGCTAGACTGCAGAACCTCAGTGATGCTCTGGACAAGCTCAAG gGCGAGGTAGCTGAACATGTGGTCTCATATCAGCCTGGAGCAAAGGCGTCCTCTGACTTTGCCACGTTCCCCGTCTCCTCCTTTGTTAAG GCCAAGGAGGAGAAGCAGGGAGGAACAGTGTTTGTAGGTCGTGTTGCCATCCCATGTACCCGCGGACAGGAACAAGTCCATCGCCTCGTcctgtcacagcagcagctgcacaaaGTGCATCGTCTCCTCATGGTTTAA
- the LOC110964183 gene encoding dynactin subunit 1-like isoform X1: MSSSGTVESGKPPKIGSTVEVTGKGQRGTVAYIGTTLFASGKWVGVILDEPKGKNDGTVQGKRYFTCEENHGIFVRQSQIQVVEEGSGATSPDTPESGTTKIPKQKDIPETPRTTKQIPVSVKNVKSSTRRSGKASRESLSTSLSGDVSEAGLSSQQGALGAPVVPQPSGSPAAAATAVPATPSKGEPAISKQEEESLRAQVKDLEEKLETLKMKRTEDKAKLKELEKHKIQLEQLQEWKTKMQEQQADLQKQLKEAKKDAREAQEAKDRYMEEMSDTADAIEMATLDKEMAEERAESLQVEVDTLKEKVEELSMDLEILRHEISEKGSDGAASSYQVKQLEEQNSRLKEALVRMRDLSASEKQEHVKLQKQMEKKNTELETLRTQKEKLQEEVKQAEATIDELKEQVDAALGSEEMVETLTERNLDLEEKVRELRETVTDLEAINEMNDELQENARETEMELREQLDMSAAKVREADKRVEAAQETVADYQQTISKYRELTASLQDANRELISQQNANAEQVQQPPAELFDFKIKFAETKAYAKAIEMELRKMEVAQSNRQVSLLTSFMPDSFLRHGGDHDCVLVLLLIPRLICKAELISKQAQEKFDLNGNLVQGVGLRGPPGEQRSFASGLVYSLSLLQAALHKYEQALNTCSVEVFKRMGTLYTEMSFHERSLDYFIDLLHKDQLDETVQVEPLTKAIKYYQQLYSVHLAEHTEDCTVQLADHIKFTQSALDCMGVEVARLRAFLAPGQEGSGLLVLLKDLDTSCSDIRQFCKKIRRRMPGTDVAGVPAALNFGPPVSETLTECRRQLTRVVAVLQEVTAAGAQMVAPLGEQEGLNALRLEDTACKVVEQVYGTQGVNGPELLRQSCSSVIATMNKMATAMQEGEYDADKPQGKTSPVEIRASTVRAEMTDAEGLGVKLEDRETVIKELKKSLKIKGEELSEASVRLSLLEKKLDTSTKDADERVEKIQTKLDENLALLKKKEKEFEETMDALQADIDQLEAEKAELKQRINNQSKMTIEGLRSSPASGIASIIQGSAGAGVPPSMAGAMQVVDSPLLIKQVEAQRLGIKRLKNENNRLKAEKMRAQLASLPPLCPPKLPQVSKESSMPPEGLNTGIYRRTDQLLATLLKLSAEVKVVDITGKTAVSASAQLLEQTARLQNLSDALDKLKGEVAEHVVSYQPGAKASSDFATFPVSSFVKAKEEKQGGTVFVGRVAIPCTRGQEQVHRLVLSQQQLHKVHRLLMV, encoded by the exons ATGAGCAGTTCAGGAACAGTGGAGAGTGGGAAACCTCCCAAG ATTGGCTCTACAGTAGAGGTGACAGGAAAGGGGCAGCGTGGAACCGTCGCCTACATTGGCACCACCCTCTTCGCCTCTGGGAAATGGGTGGGTGTCATACTGGACGAGCCCAAAGGCAAGAACGATGGCACGGTGCAGGGGAAACGTTACTTCACCTGTGAGGAAAATCATGGCATATTCGTCAGACAGTCCCAG ATCCAGGTGGTGGAAGAAGGCTCCGGTGCCACCTCACCTGATACTCCTGAGTCTGGCACAACAAAGATACCGAAACAAAAAG ACATTCCTGAGACTCCCAGAACAACCAAGCAG ATACCAGTGAGCGTTAAGAACGTTAAG tCTTCTACCCGCCGTTCTGGAAAG GCGTCTCGTGAGAGTCTCTCGACGTCTCTGTCTGGTGATGTGAGTGAGGCCGGTCTGTCCTCCCAGCAGGGTGCTCTGGGGGCGCCTGTTGTGCCTCAGCCCAGCGGGTCGCCTGCAGCAGCCGCCACCGCCGTCCCAGCGACTCCAAGCAAG GGGGAACCTGCCATATCCAAGCAG GAGGAGGAATCACTGCGAGCTCAAGTCAAGgacctggaggagaagctggagacCCTGAAGATGAAGCGAACTGAGGACAAGGCCAAGCTGAAGGAGCTGGAGAAACACAAGATCCAACTGGAGCAGCTTCAGGAGTGGAAGACCAAAATGCAGGAGCAGCAGGCTGATCTGCAGAAACAACTCAAAGAGGCCAAGAAG GACGCCAGGGAGGCTCAGGAGGCCAAGGACCGCTACATGGAAGAGATGTCGGACACAGCAGATGCCATAGAGATGGCCACGCTGGATAAAGAGATGGCTGAAGAGCGAGCAGAGTCCCTGCAAGTGGAGGTGGACACACTGAAAGAGAAGGTGGAGGAGCTCTCCATGGACCTGGAGATCCTTAGACATGAGATATCAGAGAAAG GCTCAGATGGAGCTGCCTCAAGCTACCAAGTCAAGCAGCTGGAAGAGCAGAACAGCAGGCTGAAGGAGGCTTTGGTCAG GATGCGTGATCTGTCTGCCTCGGAGAAACAGGAACACGTGAAGCTGCAGAAGCAGATGGAGAAGAAGAACACTGAGCTGGAAACTCTGAGGACTCAGAAGGAAAAACTGCAGGAAGAAGTCAAGCAGGCAGAAGCCACCATTGATGAGCTGAAGGAGCAG GTGGATGCTGCTTTGGGGTCAGAGGAGATGGTGGAGACCTTGACAGAGAGGAACCTTGACCTGGAAGAGAAAGTCAGAGAGCTGAGAGAAACAGTCACTGATCTG GAAGCTATCAATGAGATGAACGATGAGCTCCAGGAGAACGccagagagacagaaatggaGCTGAGGGAGCAGTTGGACATGAGTGCAGCGAAGGTCAGAGAAGCAGACAAAAGGGTGGAAGCCGCTCAGGAGACTGTGGCTGATTACCAGCAGACCATCAGTAAATACAGAGAGCTCACCGCCTCCCTTCAG GATGCCAACAGGGAGCTGATCAGTCAGCAGAATGCAAATGCAGAACAAGTTCAGCAACCACCTGCAGAGCTGTTTGACTTCAAGATCAAGTTTGCAGAGACCAAGGCTTATGCCAAG GCTATTGAGATGGAGCTGAGGAAGATGGAAGTGGCCCAGTCGAACAGACAGGTGTCCCTCCTCACTTCCTTTATGCCGGACTCCTTCCTGCGTCACGGTGGAGACCACGACTGTGTTCTGGTGTTGCTGCTCATCCCCAGGCTCATCTGCAAA GCTGAACTGATCAGTAAACAGGCCCAGGAGAAGTTTGACTTAAACGGGAACCTGGTCCAGGGAGTAGGGCTCAGAGGGCCTCCAGGAGAACAGCGCAGTTTTGCTTCAGGACTGGTCTACTCCCTCAGTCTGCTGCAGGCCGCCCTGCACAAATATGAGCA gGCTCTGAACACCTGCAGCGTGGAGGTGTTTAAGCGCATGGGGACACTCTACACTGAAATGAGCTTCCATGAGCGCTCTCTGGATTATTTCATAGACCTGCTGCATAAAGACCAGCTGGATGAGACTGTTCAGGTGGAACCGCTGACTAAAGCCATTAAATACTATCAG CAACTGTACAGTGTCCATCTGGCAGAACACACTGAAGACTGCACAGTGCAGCTGGCTGATCATATTAAG TTTACCCAGAGCGCCCTGGACTGTATGGGAGTGGAGGTGGCTCGTCTGCGGGCATTCTTGGCACCAGGACAGGAGGGCTCTGGCCTCTTGGTTCTTTTGAAGGACCTGGACACGTCCTGCTCTGACATCAGACAGTTCTGTAAGAAGATTCGCCGCCGCATGCCTGGAACTGATGTCGCTGGAGTTCCTGCTGCTCTCAATTTTGGACCACCg GTGTCAGAGACGCTGACGGAGTGCAGGCGCCAGCTGACCCGTGTGGTTGCAGTGCTCCAGGAGGTGACTGCAGCTGGAGCTCAGATGGTTGCTCCTCTGGGAGAACAGGAGGGTCTCAACGCTCTCAGACTGGAGGATACTGCCTGCAAAGTCGTTGAGCAG GTTTACGGCACACAAGGAGTGAACGGCCCAGAATTACTGCGACAGTCCTGCAGCTCAGTCATCGCCACCATGAACAAGATGGCTACAGCCATGCAAGAAGGAGAGTATGACGCTGACAAACCACAGGGGAAG ACTTCCCCAGTGGAGATAAGAGCATCCACTGTCAGGGCTGAGATGACTGATGCTGAGGGTCTGGGAGTCAAACTAGAAGACAGAGAAACCGTCATCAAGGAGCTGAAGAAGTCCCTGAAGATTAAG GGTGAGGAGTTGAGTGAGGCCAGTGTCCGCCTGAGCCTTTTGGAGAAGAAGTTGGACACCTCAACCAAAGATGCTGATGAACGAGTGGAGAAGATTCAGACCAAACTGGATGAGAACCTCGCCctgctgaagaagaaagaaaa GGAGTTTGAGGAGACGATGGATGCTCTGCAGGCTGACATCGACCAGCTGGAGGCAGAGAAGGCAGAGCTGAAGCAACGCATCAACAACCAGTCAAAGATGACAATCGAAGGCCTGAGAAGTTCTCCTGCCTCAGGAATCGCTTCCATCATTCAGGGATCTGCAGGAG CAGGTGTGCCTCCATCTATGGCAGGAGCAATGCAGGTGGTGGACTCTCCTCTCCTCATAAAGCAGGTTGAGGCGCAGAGACTCGGCATTAAACGCCTcaagaatgaaaacaacagaCTCAAG GCGGAAAAGATGAGAGCCCAGTTGGCCTCCCTGCCACCGCTCTGCCCTCCCAAACTCCCACAAGTGTCCAAAGAAAGCTCCATGCCTCCAGAAGGACTAAACACAGGCATCTATCGCCGGACCGACCAGCTGCTGGCCACCCTGCTCAAACTGAGTGCAGAGGTTAAAGTGGTGGACATTACTGGAAAGACagcag TTAGTGCCAGTGCCCAGCTGCTGGAACAGACAGCTAGACTGCAGAACCTCAGTGATGCTCTGGACAAGCTCAAG gGCGAGGTAGCTGAACATGTGGTCTCATATCAGCCTGGAGCAAAGGCGTCCTCTGACTTTGCCACGTTCCCCGTCTCCTCCTTTGTTAAG GCCAAGGAGGAGAAGCAGGGAGGAACAGTGTTTGTAGGTCGTGTTGCCATCCCATGTACCCGCGGACAGGAACAAGTCCATCGCCTCGTcctgtcacagcagcagctgcacaaaGTGCATCGTCTCCTCATGGTTTAA